A single Amia ocellicauda isolate fAmiCal2 chromosome 9, fAmiCal2.hap1, whole genome shotgun sequence DNA region contains:
- the LOC136759208 gene encoding cytochrome b-245 light chain has translation MGQIEWAMWANEQALAAGLILLTGGIVGVAGQFRGWQFAAYGVAAGVFICLLEYPRGKRLNKGTSMERTGQQCLTVCVKAFGPVTKNYYVRAVLHAVLSVPGGFILPTVLGCVSLGIASLIYLAAAIRGEHWEPILPQTETKERQGESIKQPPQNPPPRPPAEVRRKRAEDVEGAAYVNPIPVTANES, from the exons ATGGGGCAGATCGAGTGGGCTATGTGGGCGAATGAACAGGCGCTAGCGGCGGGGCTCA ttCTGCTAACCGGCGGCATTGTTGGGGTCGCTGGGCAGTTCAGGGGATGGCAGTTTGCCGCCTACGGAGT TGCGGCGGGCGTGTTCATCTGCCTTCTGGAGTACCCGCGGGGCAAGAGGCTGAACAAGGGCACCAGCATGGAGAGGAC gGGTCAGCAGTGTCTGACCGTTTGTGTGAAGGCATTTGGCCCAGTCACTAAGAACTACTATGTCAGAGCTGTACTACATGCTGT TCTCTCAGTGCCAGGAGGGTTCATTCTGCCCACGGTCCTGGGCTGTGTTAGTTTGGGCATCGCCAGTCTGATCTACTTGGCG GCTGCCATCAGGGGTGAGCACTGGGAGCCCATCTTGCCCCAGACAGAGACCAAAGAACGACAGGGTGAGAGCATCAAACAGCCTCCCCAAAACCCCCCTCCCCGCCCCCCTGCAGAGGTGCGGAGGAAACGGGCAGAGGACGTGGAAGGAGCCGCTTATGTCAACCCAATTCCAGTCACTGCCAACGAGAGTTAA
- the LOC136759209 gene encoding dynein regulatory complex subunit 4, translating to MLQELDSDTEEHRYVQRLLEMKNSELRNKNQEHEVEIKKMKDLLHKEQNSISELKVEGVLAVKQMQDQSWKESQLHDKLLSLKEENRQLEVDNETLVKTLKLEHDEEITKLHNYYDRQEQEIEGQNKKMMQRLREQLDLRRKTEIQEINEQKENQMNALMKNHVTAFHDIKNHFNDIIMKLNEQIEAMKQNQKSL from the exons ATG TTACAGGAGCTCGACAGTGATACAGAGGAACACAGGTATGTGCAGCGTTTGCTGGAGATGAAGAATTCTGAGCTACGGAACAAGAATCAGGAACATGAAGTGGAAATCAAG AAGATGAAAGACTTACTGCACAAAGAGCAGAACAGCATCTCGGAGCTGAAAGTTGAGGGGGTTCTAGCTGTGAAGCAGATGCAGGATCAGAGTTGGAAGGAGAGCCAGTTACACGACAAACTGCTTTCCCTCAAAGAGGAAAACAGACAGCTGGAGGTTGACAATGAGACTCTAGTGAAGACCCTGAAACTG GAGCACGATGAAGAAATCACCAAACTGCACAATTATTATGACAGACAAGAACAAG AAATTGAAGGACAGAACAAGAAGATGATGCAGAGATTACGAGAGCAGCTGGATCTGAGACGGAAGACAGAAATCCAGGAAATCAATGAGCAGAAGGAGAACCAGATGAATGCACTGATGAAGAACCATGTAACGGCTTTCCATGACATCAAAAATCACTTCAATGATATCATCATGAAACTGAAT GAGCAGATTGAGGCCATGAAGCAGAATCAGAAGAGTCTGTAG